A window from Gallus gallus isolate bGalGal1 chromosome 7, bGalGal1.mat.broiler.GRCg7b, whole genome shotgun sequence encodes these proteins:
- the TMEM37 gene encoding voltage-dependent calcium channel gamma-like subunit, with protein sequence MTAIGAQAQRLLAHRRPQKAFFETFIRSLIILCVAIAVVLSSISVCDGRWLLARGELFGLWHFCAIGNDSAPRCVTDLRLARVEGLSVGMILIRSMVSSAVAVAIFGLELLMVSQVCEDASSRRKWSMGSVLILGSFLLSATGVLSFLILMKDHLTFTGFTLTYWCEFIAAFLFFLNGISGLHINSITQPRNGAGKI encoded by the exons ATGACGGCCATCGGGGCGCAG GCACAGCGGCTGCTGGCTCACAGGAGGCCCCAGAAAGCCTTCTTCGAGACCTTCATCCGGAGCCTGATCATCCTGTGCGTGGCCATCGCCGTGGTCCTCTCATCCATCTCCGTCTGTGACGGCCGTTGGCTCTTGGCGAGGGGAGAGCTCTTTGGGCTGTGGCACTTCTGTGCCATCGGCAATGACAGTGCCCCGCGGTGCGTCACCGACCTGCGCCTGGCCCGCGTGGAGGGGCTCAGCGTGGGCATGATCCTCATCCGCAGCATGGTGTCCTCCGCCGTGGCCGTGGCTATCTTTGGCCTGGAGCTCCTGATGGTCTCCCAAGTCTGCGAAGATGCCAGCTCAAGAAGGAAGTGGTCCATGGGCTCGGTGCTCATCCTCGGCTCGTTTCTACTGTCAGCCACCGGGGTTCTGAGCTTCCTGATCCTCATGAAGGATCATCTCACCTTCACGGGCTTCACGCTGACGTACTGGTGTGAGTTCATTGctgccttcctcttcttcctcaacGGGATCAGCGGGCTCCACATCAACAGCATAACGCAGCCCCGGAACGGGGCAGGGAAGATCTAG
- the C2orf76 gene encoding UPF0538 protein C2orf76 homolog isoform X1, which yields MSAESSTITVRLVRSFEHRNFRPVVYHGVNLDQTVKQFIAFVQKDVPSRTGLPPPFKTYKYDTMKIIHQAHKSKTGDLVVSLEDDDNLILKEDSTLKAAGVANETELAFFCEEDYRSYKANPVSAW from the exons ATGTCAGCAGAAAGCTCAACCATCACAGTTCGCCTCGTTCGTTCCTTTGAGCACCGGAATTTCAGGCCTGTGGTTTATCATGGAGTTAACTTGGATCAGACAGTGAAGCAGTTCATTGCTTTTGTGCAGAAGG ATGTGCCTTCAAGAACAGgacttcctcctccttttaAAACTTACAAGTACg atacgATGAAGATTATTCACCAAGCTCACAAATCTAAG ACTGGTGATCTGGTAGTGAGTTTGGAAGATGACGACAACCTGATTTTGAAAGAAGACAGCACGCTGAAAGCAGCTGGAGTAG CAAATGAGACCGAATTAGCATTCTTCTGCGAGGAAGATTACAGAAGCTACAAAGCTAATCCTGTTTCGGCCTGGTGA
- the DBI gene encoding acyl-CoA-binding protein: MSEAAFQKAAEEVKQLKSQPTDQEMLDVYSHYKQATVGDVNTDRPGMLDFKGKAKWDAWNALKGMSKEDAMKAYVAKVEELKGKYGI; the protein is encoded by the exons ATGTCTGAG GCTGCGTTCCAGAAGGCGGCTGAGGAGGTGAAGCAGCTCAAGTCTCAGCCTACGGACCAGGAGATGCTCGACGTGTACAGCCACTACAAGCAGGCCACGGTGGGCGACGTGAACACGG ATCGCCCTGGTATGCTTGACttcaaaggcaaagcaaagtgGGACGCCTGGAATGCATTGAAAG GAATGTCCAAAGAAGATGCAATGAAAGCTTATGTAGCAAAAGTGGAAGAGCTAAAGGGCAAATATGGTATCTGA